One segment of Fusarium oxysporum f. sp. lycopersici 4287 chromosome 7, whole genome shotgun sequence DNA contains the following:
- a CDS encoding choline-phosphate cytidylyltransferase yields MSSPSSSSQGGKRKRNSLRVESAADLGDNGIQTSSRDASGEEGDTTAAESGRLHSRGSAVGGPIPKRQRSSADRVLETAADHALDPGEPSDTTEASIDIAERVGRKGRKTSLRELDEEEQRRIEAMPPPPIGKLQDPAGGYKTNPPPVGRPVRVYADGVFDLFHLGHMRQLEQAKKAFPDTTLVVGVTGDHETHKRKGLTVMSAAERAETLRHCKWVDEVIEDCPWIVTPEFLDENKLDYVAHDDLPYGADEGDDIYQPIKAAGKFLVTQRTEGVSTTGLITRIVRDYEKYIARQFKRGTSRQELNVSWLKKNELDLKRHVQDLRENITNNWTTTGQELGRELKQFWPTSRPQSPARFNSAGSSEALRSPGASGTPKEFITGYALGLVGGVRGWVSSGHAPQFPP; encoded by the exons ATGTCTTCGCCATCAAGTTCATCCCAGGGCGGGAAGCGCAAGAGAAACTCCCTTCGCGTGGAGTCGGCCGCTGATCTTGGTGATAATGGCATCCAGACATCCTCTCGTGATGCATCTGGTGAGGAAGGAGACACAACAGCCGCTGAGTCGGGACGACTTCACAGCCGAGGATCAGCTGTTGGAGGCCCAATTCCTAAGAGACAGCGCTCTAGCGCGGATCGTGTCCTCGAGACAGCCGCTGACCATGCCCTGGATCCTGGCGAGCCAAGCGACACGACAGAAGCCAGCATCGACATTGCTGAGCGAGTCGGTCGCAAGGGTCGTAAGACTTCTCTGAGGGagcttgacgaagaagagcagcGAAGAATTGAGGCcatgcctcctcctcccatTGGCAAGCTCCAAGATCCTGCCGGTGGCTACAAGACCAACCCACCTCCTGTTGGCCGACCTGTTCGTGTATACGCTGATGGTGTGTTTgatctcttccatcttgg CCACATGCGACAACTcgagcaggccaagaaggctttcCCTGACACAACACTCGTCGTTGGAGTCACAGGCGACCACGAAACACACAAGCGCAAGGGTTTGACTGTGATGTCTGCCGCTGAGCGTGCCGAAACTCTCCGCCACTGCAAATGGGTCGATGAGGTAATCGAGGATTGCCCATGGATTGTTACCCCCGAATTTCTCGACGAGAACAAGCTCGACTATGTCGCTCACGATGATCTTCCTTACGGCGCGGACGAGGGCGACGACATCTACCAGCCCATCAAGGCTGCTGGCAAGTTCCTTGTCACACAGCGAACAGAAGGTGTCAGCACAACTGGTCTCATCACAAG AATCGTTCGCGACTACGAGAAGTACATTGCCCGACAATTCAAGCGCGGTACTTCCCGCCAGGAGCTCAATGTGAGCTggctcaagaagaacgagCTGGATCTCAAGCGACATGTTCAGGACCTGCGGGAAAACATCACAAACAACTGGACCACTACTGGTCAAGAACTCGGTCGTGAGCTCAAGCAGTTCTGGCCTACTAGCCGTCCTCAGAGCCCCGCCCGATTTAACAGTGCAGGCAGCTCAGAGGCACTACGCTCGCCAGGCGCTTCTGGTACACCCAAAGAGTTCATCACTGGCTACGCTCTCGGTCTTGTTGGTGGTGTCCGAGGATGGGTGAGTAGTGGACATGCACCACAGTTTCCACCTTGA
- a CDS encoding choline-phosphate cytidylyltransferase — protein sequence MSSPSSSSQGGKRKRNSLRVESAADLGDNGIQTSSRDASGEEGDTTAAESGRLHSRGSAVGGPIPKRQRSSADRVLETAADHALDPGEPSDTTEASIDIAERVGRKGRKTSLRELDEEEQRRIEAMPPPPIGKLQDPAGGYKTNPPPVGRPVRVYADGVFDLFHLGHMRQLEQAKKAFPDTTLVVGVTGDHETHKRKGLTVMSAAERAETLRHCKWVDEVIEDCPWIVTPEFLDENKLDYVAHDDLPYGADEGDDIYQPIKAAGKFLVTQRTEGVSTTGLITRIVRDYEKYIARQFKRGTSRQELNVSWLKKNELDLKRHVQDLRENITNNWTTTGQELGRELKQFWPTSRPQSPARFNSAGSSEALRSPGASGTPKEFITGYALGLVGGVRGWMTKSRGNVTDSSRPPSDDESEESDTHAKSPKDSSITPTAAAAAAAAAPSKL from the exons ATGTCTTCGCCATCAAGTTCATCCCAGGGCGGGAAGCGCAAGAGAAACTCCCTTCGCGTGGAGTCGGCCGCTGATCTTGGTGATAATGGCATCCAGACATCCTCTCGTGATGCATCTGGTGAGGAAGGAGACACAACAGCCGCTGAGTCGGGACGACTTCACAGCCGAGGATCAGCTGTTGGAGGCCCAATTCCTAAGAGACAGCGCTCTAGCGCGGATCGTGTCCTCGAGACAGCCGCTGACCATGCCCTGGATCCTGGCGAGCCAAGCGACACGACAGAAGCCAGCATCGACATTGCTGAGCGAGTCGGTCGCAAGGGTCGTAAGACTTCTCTGAGGGagcttgacgaagaagagcagcGAAGAATTGAGGCcatgcctcctcctcccatTGGCAAGCTCCAAGATCCTGCCGGTGGCTACAAGACCAACCCACCTCCTGTTGGCCGACCTGTTCGTGTATACGCTGATGGTGTGTTTgatctcttccatcttgg CCACATGCGACAACTcgagcaggccaagaaggctttcCCTGACACAACACTCGTCGTTGGAGTCACAGGCGACCACGAAACACACAAGCGCAAGGGTTTGACTGTGATGTCTGCCGCTGAGCGTGCCGAAACTCTCCGCCACTGCAAATGGGTCGATGAGGTAATCGAGGATTGCCCATGGATTGTTACCCCCGAATTTCTCGACGAGAACAAGCTCGACTATGTCGCTCACGATGATCTTCCTTACGGCGCGGACGAGGGCGACGACATCTACCAGCCCATCAAGGCTGCTGGCAAGTTCCTTGTCACACAGCGAACAGAAGGTGTCAGCACAACTGGTCTCATCACAAG AATCGTTCGCGACTACGAGAAGTACATTGCCCGACAATTCAAGCGCGGTACTTCCCGCCAGGAGCTCAATGTGAGCTggctcaagaagaacgagCTGGATCTCAAGCGACATGTTCAGGACCTGCGGGAAAACATCACAAACAACTGGACCACTACTGGTCAAGAACTCGGTCGTGAGCTCAAGCAGTTCTGGCCTACTAGCCGTCCTCAGAGCCCCGCCCGATTTAACAGTGCAGGCAGCTCAGAGGCACTACGCTCGCCAGGCGCTTCTGGTACACCCAAAGAGTTCATCACTGGCTACGCTCTCGGTCTTGTTGGTGGTGTCCGAGGATGG ATGACCAAGAGCCGAGGAAATGTTACCGATAGCAGCCGACCCCCCAGCGACGATGAGTCTGAAGAGAGTGATACACACGCCAAATCGCCAAAGGACTCATCAATCACTCCAAccgcagctgcagctgcagctgcagccgCTCCTTCGAAGCTATAA